GGAGCTGAGCGATGCCGAGTCGCTCGAAATCGCGATCATCGAAAACGTGCAGCGCGCGGATCTCAACGCCGTTGAAGAAGCGGCGGGCTATGAGCGGCTGATGCAGCAGTTCGAATACACGCAGGACAAGCTCTCCAAGCTCATCGGCAAGAGCCGCTCCCATGTCGCGAACACGCTGCGGCTGTTGTCGCTGCCGGACGGCGTGCGTGGGTTGATCGAAGAGGGCAAGCTTACCGCCGGCCAGGCCCGCCCGCTGATCGGCCATGACGATGCCGAGAAGTTCGCCCGCGAAATCGTCGCCAGGGGGCTCTCGGCCCGCGAGGCCGAAGCGCTCACCCGCAAGCCCGATCCGGCGGCCGCCTCGACCAAGCCGAAGTCGCTGCCGAAAGCGGAAAAGGACGCCGACACGCTGGCGCTCGAAAAGAACATCTCCGACCAGCTCGGCCTCAAGGTCGAGATCGCCTATTCGGGCGACAAGGGCGGCGAGGTCCGCATCGCCTACAAGACGCTCG
This Alphaproteobacteria bacterium DNA region includes the following protein-coding sequences:
- a CDS encoding ParB/RepB/Spo0J family partition protein — its product is MAMAEETPSRLGRGLAALIGEDTAFALGDKEAPAPKGVREVPIEYLRANPFQPRHTFRPEDLEDLANSIREKGILQPIVVRPVAGAANSFEIVAGERRWRAAQAAQLHQVPVIVKELSDAESLEIAIIENVQRADLNAVEEAAGYERLMQQFEYTQDKLSKLIGKSRSHVANTLRLLSLPDGVRGLIEEGKLTAGQARPLIGHDDAEKFAREIVARGLSAREAEALTRKPDPAAASTKPKSLPKAEKDADTLALEKNISDQLGLKVEIAYSGDKGGEVRIAYKTLEQLDEICRRLAGRTAQKMH